From a single Leptidea sinapis chromosome 1, ilLepSina1.1, whole genome shotgun sequence genomic region:
- the LOC126978572 gene encoding suppressor of Mek1 isoform X2 — protein MKILMILLVVSGPKLIRSGSLQAAGNKPNIVEQQAKFFQDFFSVQLSPYKIEFGHVCEDPNSWEQRYEKKDYKNHRDMGKVRWGDKKGGYGEHYWDLNHAGHTDNHDNDYDNQNDNPTDDESDSYVEPSEQNENYETDTEKPAYENERSKRAYEKEKRNSKDKIRNEKSQPQTYKEDEDNRSEDSGPRKQNIKLRSGEEETPDRKTDEQREKNHIILVVKHKDRPQPVNKKQFVPYVNGAGIRHPPSNNKRDVNHRLFIEPSTGHVIDRATGKAYVLQPLM, from the exons ATG AAAATCCTCATGATCCTGTTGGTAGTTTCTGGACCCAAACTAATTCGGAGCGGGTCACTACAAGCCGCCGGGAATAAGCCGAACATTGTCGAACAACAAGCCAAGTTCTTTCA GGATTTTTTCTCAGTACAGTTGAGCCCATACAAGATAGAGTTCGGCCACGTGTGCGAAGACCCAAACTCTTGGGAACAACGCTACGAGAAGAAAGATTATAAAAACCACCGAGATATGGGAAAA GTGCGATGGGGAGATAAGAAAGGCGGCTACGGTGAACATTACTGGGACTTAAACCATGCTGGACATACCGATAATCATGACAATGATTATGATAATCAGAATGACAATCCAACGGACGATGAATCAGACTCATATGTCGAGCCAAGTGAACAGAATGAAAATTATGAAACTGATACTGAAAAACCTGCATATGAAAACGAACGCTCTAAGAGAGCATACGAGAAAGAAAAGCGCAACTCCAAagataaaataagaaatgaaaaaTCACAACCCCAAACATACAAAGAGGATGAAGATAACAGATCTGAAGACAGTGGGCctagaaaacaaaatattaaattgagaTCCGGAGAAGAAGAAACGCCAGATAGGAAAACCGATGAACAAAGAGAAAAGAATCACATAATTTTAGTCGTTAAGCATAAAGACAGGCCACAGCCTGTTAATAAAAAGCAATTCGTACCTTATGTAAATGGAGCTGGTATTAGACATCCACCATCAAACAATAAAAGAGATGTAAACCACCGTCTTTTCATAGAGCCTTCAACTGGTCACGTTATAGATAGAGCCACGGGTAAAGCTTACGTTTTACAGCCTTTAATGTAG
- the LOC126978572 gene encoding uncharacterized protein LOC126978572 isoform X1 translates to MFAINVDLRCSTAKILMILLVVSGPKLIRSGSLQAAGNKPNIVEQQAKFFQDFFSVQLSPYKIEFGHVCEDPNSWEQRYEKKDYKNHRDMGKVRWGDKKGGYGEHYWDLNHAGHTDNHDNDYDNQNDNPTDDESDSYVEPSEQNENYETDTEKPAYENERSKRAYEKEKRNSKDKIRNEKSQPQTYKEDEDNRSEDSGPRKQNIKLRSGEEETPDRKTDEQREKNHIILVVKHKDRPQPVNKKQFVPYVNGAGIRHPPSNNKRDVNHRLFIEPSTGHVIDRATGKAYVLQPLM, encoded by the exons ATGTTCGCCATAAATGTAGATCTTCGATGCTCTACTGCA AAAATCCTCATGATCCTGTTGGTAGTTTCTGGACCCAAACTAATTCGGAGCGGGTCACTACAAGCCGCCGGGAATAAGCCGAACATTGTCGAACAACAAGCCAAGTTCTTTCA GGATTTTTTCTCAGTACAGTTGAGCCCATACAAGATAGAGTTCGGCCACGTGTGCGAAGACCCAAACTCTTGGGAACAACGCTACGAGAAGAAAGATTATAAAAACCACCGAGATATGGGAAAA GTGCGATGGGGAGATAAGAAAGGCGGCTACGGTGAACATTACTGGGACTTAAACCATGCTGGACATACCGATAATCATGACAATGATTATGATAATCAGAATGACAATCCAACGGACGATGAATCAGACTCATATGTCGAGCCAAGTGAACAGAATGAAAATTATGAAACTGATACTGAAAAACCTGCATATGAAAACGAACGCTCTAAGAGAGCATACGAGAAAGAAAAGCGCAACTCCAAagataaaataagaaatgaaaaaTCACAACCCCAAACATACAAAGAGGATGAAGATAACAGATCTGAAGACAGTGGGCctagaaaacaaaatattaaattgagaTCCGGAGAAGAAGAAACGCCAGATAGGAAAACCGATGAACAAAGAGAAAAGAATCACATAATTTTAGTCGTTAAGCATAAAGACAGGCCACAGCCTGTTAATAAAAAGCAATTCGTACCTTATGTAAATGGAGCTGGTATTAGACATCCACCATCAAACAATAAAAGAGATGTAAACCACCGTCTTTTCATAGAGCCTTCAACTGGTCACGTTATAGATAGAGCCACGGGTAAAGCTTACGTTTTACAGCCTTTAATGTAG
- the LOC126978572 gene encoding suppressor of Mek1 isoform X3: MILLVVSGPKLIRSGSLQAAGNKPNIVEQQAKFFQDFFSVQLSPYKIEFGHVCEDPNSWEQRYEKKDYKNHRDMGKVRWGDKKGGYGEHYWDLNHAGHTDNHDNDYDNQNDNPTDDESDSYVEPSEQNENYETDTEKPAYENERSKRAYEKEKRNSKDKIRNEKSQPQTYKEDEDNRSEDSGPRKQNIKLRSGEEETPDRKTDEQREKNHIILVVKHKDRPQPVNKKQFVPYVNGAGIRHPPSNNKRDVNHRLFIEPSTGHVIDRATGKAYVLQPLM; the protein is encoded by the exons ATGATCCTGTTGGTAGTTTCTGGACCCAAACTAATTCGGAGCGGGTCACTACAAGCCGCCGGGAATAAGCCGAACATTGTCGAACAACAAGCCAAGTTCTTTCA GGATTTTTTCTCAGTACAGTTGAGCCCATACAAGATAGAGTTCGGCCACGTGTGCGAAGACCCAAACTCTTGGGAACAACGCTACGAGAAGAAAGATTATAAAAACCACCGAGATATGGGAAAA GTGCGATGGGGAGATAAGAAAGGCGGCTACGGTGAACATTACTGGGACTTAAACCATGCTGGACATACCGATAATCATGACAATGATTATGATAATCAGAATGACAATCCAACGGACGATGAATCAGACTCATATGTCGAGCCAAGTGAACAGAATGAAAATTATGAAACTGATACTGAAAAACCTGCATATGAAAACGAACGCTCTAAGAGAGCATACGAGAAAGAAAAGCGCAACTCCAAagataaaataagaaatgaaaaaTCACAACCCCAAACATACAAAGAGGATGAAGATAACAGATCTGAAGACAGTGGGCctagaaaacaaaatattaaattgagaTCCGGAGAAGAAGAAACGCCAGATAGGAAAACCGATGAACAAAGAGAAAAGAATCACATAATTTTAGTCGTTAAGCATAAAGACAGGCCACAGCCTGTTAATAAAAAGCAATTCGTACCTTATGTAAATGGAGCTGGTATTAGACATCCACCATCAAACAATAAAAGAGATGTAAACCACCGTCTTTTCATAGAGCCTTCAACTGGTCACGTTATAGATAGAGCCACGGGTAAAGCTTACGTTTTACAGCCTTTAATGTAG
- the LOC126977168 gene encoding arrestin homolog has translation MLDYLSLVFVVAVKVFKKTTPNGKVTVYLGKRDFIDHVDYCDPVDGVVVVDTEYLKGRKVYSQLVTTYRYGREEDEVMGVKFTKEMVIGTEQVVPMVNNKMELTPVQEKLLKKLGPNAYPFTFNFPEMSPSSVTLQASDEDQGKPMGVDYCVRTYVAESEDQKNHKRSSVTLAIKKLQHAPASRGRRLPSSLVSKGFTFSNGKISLEVTLDKEIYYHGEKVAANIIVSNNSRKSVRNIRCMVVQHVEITMINSQFSRHVASLESREGCPVTPGASLSKTFYLVPLARSNKDIRGVALDGHLKEDDVNLASSTLVTDGKCPADAIGIVVSYSVRVKLNCGTLGGELVTDVPFKLLHPAEGSNERQRFNAMKKMQSIERHRYENSLYTNEEEDNIVFEDFARLRMNEPE, from the exons ATGCTTGATTATCTCTCCTTGGTATTTGTTGTGGCTGTTAAGGTTTTCAAGAAAACCACCCCCAATGGAAAAGTTACTGTTTACCTCGGCAAACGTGACTTCATTGATCACGTCGATTATTGTGATCCGGTGGATGGAGTTGTCGTAGTTGATACGGAATACCTGAAAGGAAGAAAAGTTTACAGCCAG cTCGTGACCACTTACCGGTATGGTCGAGAGGAAGATGAGGTTATGGGTGTCAAATTCACGAAGGAAATGGTTATCGGTACTGAGCAGGTCGTACCTATGGTCAATAACAAGATGGAGCTCACACCAGTCCAGGAAAAATTACTGAAAAAGTTGGGCCCTAATGCCTATCCTTTCACTTTCAACTTCCCTGAAATGTCTCCTAGctcg GTGACACTGCAGGCATCTGATGAAGATCAGGGCAAGCCAATGGGCGTTGATTACTGTGTTCGCACATACGTTGCTGAGAGCGAGGACCAGAAGAACCATAAGAGAAGCTCTGTTACCTTGGCAATTAAGAAG CTGCAACATGCACCAGCATCCAGGGGACGACGGCTCCCAAGCTCCCTTGTAAGCAAAGGTTTCACATTCAGCAACGGAAAAATCAGCCTCGAGGTTACTTTGGACAAAGAAATTTACTATCATGGCGAGAAAGTCGCTGCGAATATCATCGTGTCCAATAACTCGAGGAAGTCAGTCCGTAACATCCGCTGCATGGTCGTGCAACATGTTGAGATCACTATGATCAACTCTCAATTTAGCCGACATGTTGCCTCTTTGGAAAGCCGTGAAGGATGCCCAGTTACACCAGGAGCCAGCTTATCAAAGACCTTCTATCTTGTACCTCTTGCACGAAGCAACAAGGACATCCGCG GTGTGGCTTTGGATGGGCATCTGAAAGAAGATGATGTGAACTTGGCCAGTTCTACTTTGGTAACTGATGGAAAATGCCCAGCCGATGCAATTGGTATTGTGGTCTCCTACTCTGTACGTGTCAAGCTGAACTGTGGAACTCTTGGTGGAGAACTAGTTACGGACGTGCCTTTCAAGCTTCTTCACCCAGCTGAGG GATCAAACGAACGCCAACGCTTTAACGCTATGAAGAAAATGCAGTCAATCGAACGACACCGCTACGAGAACTCGCTGTACACCAATGAAGAGGAGGACAACATTGTCTTCGAAGACTTTGCTCGCCTTAGGATGAACGAGCCAGAGTAA